A genomic segment from Cyprinus carpio isolate SPL01 chromosome A4, ASM1834038v1, whole genome shotgun sequence encodes:
- the LOC122140916 gene encoding uncharacterized protein LOC122140916, producing the protein MPVDKCTDLLRNGVPCNSIAPFEINITTKGTAATVEWLEKLHAIGYKPVLLLGKANKKKEIKCEILTPHCTLSTFAQDYLQKIGSFYEYLCEGWTQDSSGNEDQLISLQLTPCETSPTEGQVEQAEPTEWQVEQAEPTGGQVEQAEPTGGQVEQAEPTEGQVEQAEPTGGQVEQAEPTEGQVEQAEPTEWQSLMQVRALFSIDIAMCACEIVTMQDS; encoded by the exons ATGCCTGTGGATAAATGCACAGACCTTCTGAGGAATGGTGTGCCGTGCAACTCTATTGCACCCTTTGAGATCAACATCACTACCAAGGGCACAGCAGCTACTGTTGAATGG CTTGAGAAACTCCATGCCATTGGCTACAAGCCAGTTCTGCTACTAGGAAAGGcgaacaaaaaaaaggaaattaagtgTGAAATATTAACGCCTCACTGCACACTCTCCACCTTTGCCCAGGACTACCTACAGAAGATAGGTTCATTTTATGAATACCTTTGTGAAG GATGGACCCAGGATTCCAGTGGCAATGAGGATCAGCTGATATCTCTGCAGCTCACACCCTGCGAGACGAGCCCCACGGAGGGGCAGGTGGAGCAGGCTGAACCCACGGAGTGGCAGGTGGAGCAGGCTGAACCCACGGGGGGGCAGGTGGAGCAGGCTGAACCCACGGGGGGGCAGGTGGAGCAGGCTGAACCCACGGAGGGGCAGGTGGAGCAGGCTGAACCCACGGGGGGGCAGGTGGAGCAGGCTGAACCCACGGAGGGGCAGGTGGAGCAGGCTGAACCCACGGAGTGGCAG AGCTTGATGCAGGTTAGGGCTCTTTTCAGCATCGACATTGCAATGTGCGCATGTGAAATAGTCACAATGCAGGATTCATGA